From Pseudomonas sp. FP2335, the proteins below share one genomic window:
- a CDS encoding DeoR/GlpR family DNA-binding transcription regulator, with protein MPNPKDTAADSSTPMIPEQRREQILRQLRKHQVMSVHQLMEMFDCSHMTVRRDIALLEQEGRAYSVTGGVRIASQLHSEPSHQSKAVVELPQKQAMARLAARLLHADMTVYLDAGTSTLEIVPYIKALSGMTVVTNDFGIVQALMDAQQVTVIHTGGQLDHDNHSSVGGLAVATLRQVVTDIAFMSTSSWDLHRGITTPSALKVEVKQVAMQSAAQVVLVASSSKYGTFSMYRIAGLEPFDVIISDDALAPAAADGIRKRGIELMLPTQPN; from the coding sequence ATGCCCAACCCCAAGGACACTGCTGCCGACAGCAGCACCCCGATGATTCCCGAGCAGCGTCGCGAGCAAATCCTGCGGCAGTTGCGCAAGCATCAGGTGATGAGCGTGCACCAGCTGATGGAGATGTTCGACTGCTCGCACATGACCGTGCGCCGCGACATCGCGCTGCTGGAGCAGGAAGGCCGGGCCTATTCGGTCACCGGAGGGGTGCGTATCGCCAGCCAGTTGCACAGCGAGCCGAGCCATCAGTCCAAGGCCGTGGTGGAACTGCCGCAGAAACAGGCCATGGCGCGCCTGGCCGCGCGTTTGCTGCACGCGGACATGACGGTGTACCTGGATGCGGGTACCAGCACCCTGGAGATCGTGCCCTATATCAAGGCGCTGTCGGGGATGACGGTGGTGACCAACGACTTCGGCATTGTGCAGGCCTTGATGGATGCGCAGCAGGTGACCGTCATCCACACCGGCGGGCAGCTGGACCATGACAACCATTCTTCGGTCGGCGGGCTGGCGGTGGCGACCTTGCGTCAGGTGGTCACCGACATCGCGTTCATGTCTACCAGCTCCTGGGACCTGCACCGTGGCATCACCACCCCCTCGGCGCTGAAGGTCGAGGTCAAGCAAGTGGCCATGCAATCGGCGGCGCAGGTGGTGCTGGTGGCAAGCAGTTCCAAGTACGGCACCTTCAGCATGTACCGGATTGCCGGGTTGGAACCGTTCGACGTGATCATCAGCGACGACGCGCTCGCCCCGGCGGCGGCGGACGGCATCCGCAAGCGCGGCATCGAGCTGATGCTGCCAACCCAGCCAAACTGA
- a CDS encoding TonB-dependent siderophore receptor — translation MRRTLVSICVLQAFSPFTWAEVAPTDKASVELQATSITGTADYETAQGPVKGYLATRSASATRTDTSIHETPQSISVVTKDAVEDIGATRLQDALDYAGGVGRANNFGGQGLTTFTVRGFTTGEFYRNGFPINRGYPNMPDANTIERLEVLRGPATMLYGRGDPGGTFNVVSKQPLPERTVTLGSQLNDQGMKRGTLDASGPLDDEGRLAYRLNVVGEGGETFRDHVETERYGVTPVITWQASDDTKVIFEGDFMRNNHPLDRGLTRFANQKGTASRDTFWGDKDVGKLHNDNSMAQLRFEHLLNENWTLGGGFQWLDGTLQGNAIEANGPASLNADGRTLQRNFNYRKLEWTDKDTQLNLTGHFSAGGFEHTLLTGVEFENYDYKSIIQRSSAAAGTYPIDIFDPVYGQARPPLTRTPTHDKENLKTYAAFVQDQVALTERLKVLAGARFERFEHDYESYVSGVKPWSAADNAVTPRVGVTYDLTDTVAIYADAARSFKPNTGAARVGGGFEPEKGKSYEMGVKWEALDRQLSVDAAIYQIEKKNVLATDPVDSAFSVAAGQVRSRGFDLNVAGNLTPQWRVIGGYAYVDAEVTKDTTLRSGTRLMNIPRNSFSLLNVYEFQDGTLKGLGLGAGAKYVDERAGQTANTSFAMDAYTVVDLLGYYKVNDKVRLNLDVKNLFNREFEEGAFGNIYAYPGAPRTVQVGIAYTL, via the coding sequence ATGCGTCGTACCCTGGTTTCCATTTGTGTGCTTCAGGCGTTTTCCCCCTTCACCTGGGCAGAAGTCGCCCCGACCGACAAAGCCAGCGTGGAGTTGCAAGCCACCTCCATCACCGGCACCGCGGACTACGAGACCGCCCAAGGCCCGGTCAAGGGATACCTCGCCACACGTTCCGCCAGTGCGACGCGCACCGACACCTCGATCCATGAAACCCCGCAATCCATCAGCGTAGTGACCAAGGATGCCGTCGAAGACATCGGCGCCACCCGCCTGCAAGACGCGCTGGACTACGCCGGCGGCGTCGGCCGTGCCAACAACTTCGGCGGCCAGGGCCTCACTACCTTCACTGTGCGCGGTTTCACCACTGGCGAGTTCTACCGCAACGGGTTCCCGATCAACCGTGGCTACCCGAACATGCCGGACGCCAACACCATCGAACGCCTCGAAGTACTGCGCGGCCCGGCCACTATGCTTTACGGCCGTGGCGACCCAGGCGGCACATTCAACGTGGTGTCCAAGCAACCACTGCCCGAGCGCACCGTGACCCTGGGCAGCCAACTGAATGACCAAGGCATGAAGCGCGGCACCCTCGACGCCTCCGGCCCGCTGGATGACGAAGGCCGCCTGGCCTATCGCCTGAACGTGGTGGGCGAGGGCGGCGAGACCTTTCGTGATCATGTGGAAACCGAGCGCTACGGCGTGACGCCAGTGATCACCTGGCAGGCCAGCGACGACACCAAGGTGATCTTCGAAGGCGACTTCATGCGCAACAACCACCCGCTGGACCGTGGCCTGACGCGCTTCGCCAATCAAAAAGGCACCGCGTCCCGCGATACGTTCTGGGGCGACAAGGATGTGGGCAAGCTGCACAACGACAACAGCATGGCGCAGTTGCGCTTTGAGCATCTGCTGAATGAGAACTGGACCTTGGGCGGTGGATTCCAGTGGTTGGATGGGACGTTGCAGGGCAATGCTATTGAGGCCAACGGTCCCGCCAGCCTGAACGCCGACGGTCGCACCCTGCAACGCAACTTCAACTACCGCAAGCTGGAATGGACCGACAAAGACACCCAGCTCAACCTCACCGGGCATTTCTCCGCAGGCGGTTTCGAGCACACCTTGCTGACCGGTGTCGAATTTGAAAACTACGACTACAAATCGATCATCCAGCGCTCCAGTGCGGCGGCTGGCACTTACCCCATCGACATCTTCGATCCGGTCTACGGCCAGGCACGTCCGCCGCTCACCCGCACACCGACCCATGACAAGGAAAACCTCAAGACTTACGCCGCATTCGTGCAGGACCAGGTTGCGCTCACCGAGCGCCTGAAAGTGCTGGCCGGCGCGCGTTTCGAGCGCTTCGAACATGACTACGAAAGCTATGTGAGCGGTGTCAAACCCTGGAGCGCCGCGGACAACGCGGTCACTCCGCGCGTGGGTGTGACCTACGACCTCACCGACACCGTAGCGATCTACGCCGACGCTGCGCGTTCGTTCAAGCCAAACACCGGCGCGGCCCGCGTCGGTGGCGGGTTCGAGCCGGAGAAGGGCAAGTCCTATGAGATGGGTGTGAAGTGGGAAGCACTGGATCGCCAGCTGAGCGTCGATGCCGCGATCTATCAGATCGAGAAGAAAAACGTCCTCGCCACCGACCCGGTGGATTCGGCCTTCAGCGTTGCCGCAGGCCAGGTGCGCAGCCGTGGTTTCGATCTCAACGTGGCGGGCAACCTTACGCCGCAATGGCGGGTCATCGGCGGCTATGCCTATGTAGACGCCGAAGTCACCAAGGACACCACGCTCCGCTCCGGCACCCGCCTGATGAACATCCCGCGCAACAGCTTCAGCCTGCTCAACGTGTACGAGTTCCAGGACGGCACGCTGAAGGGCCTTGGCCTGGGTGCAGGTGCCAAATACGTGGATGAGCGCGCAGGCCAGACGGCAAACACCTCGTTCGCCATGGATGCCTACACCGTCGTCGACCTGCTTGGCTACTACAAGGTCAACGACAAAGTACGCCTGAACCTCGACGTGAAAAACCTGTTCAATCGCGAGTTTGAAGAAGGTGCGTTCGGTAATATCTACGCCTACCCCGGTGCCCCCCGCACCGTCCAGGTCGGCATCGCCTACACCCTGTAA
- the otnI gene encoding 2-oxo-tetronate isomerase codes for MPRFAANLSMLYPQHDFLQRFAAAKADGFDAVEYLFPYDYSAAELKQRLSDNGLVQALFNAPPGDWAAGERGIATLPGREAEFRLGFDRALEYAAVLGNDRIHVMAGLLPSESLRQRHHAVYLENLAYASAAAARVGVTVLLEPINTRDMPGFFLNRQDQAQAICREVGASNLKVQFDCYHCQIVEGDVATKLRRDFNGIGHIQIAGVPDRHEPDSGELNYGYLFGLMDQLGYTGWVGCEYRPRGDTSTGLQWLRDL; via the coding sequence ATGCCTCGCTTTGCTGCCAACCTGAGCATGCTGTATCCGCAACACGACTTTCTCCAGCGGTTCGCCGCGGCGAAAGCCGATGGGTTTGATGCGGTGGAATACCTGTTTCCCTACGACTACAGCGCGGCCGAGCTCAAGCAGCGCCTGAGCGACAACGGTTTGGTCCAGGCCCTGTTCAATGCACCGCCGGGTGACTGGGCGGCGGGGGAGCGCGGCATCGCCACGCTGCCGGGGCGCGAGGCCGAGTTTCGCCTGGGCTTCGACCGCGCGCTGGAATACGCCGCCGTGCTCGGCAACGACCGCATCCACGTGATGGCCGGCCTGTTGCCGTCGGAAAGCCTGCGCCAGCGCCACCACGCCGTGTACCTGGAAAACCTCGCCTACGCCAGCGCCGCAGCGGCCCGGGTCGGGGTGACGGTGTTGCTGGAGCCGATCAACACCCGCGACATGCCGGGGTTCTTCCTCAACCGCCAGGACCAGGCCCAGGCCATCTGCCGTGAAGTGGGGGCGAGCAACCTCAAAGTGCAGTTCGACTGCTACCACTGCCAGATTGTCGAGGGGGATGTGGCGACCAAGCTGCGTCGTGATTTCAACGGCATCGGCCATATCCAGATCGCCGGCGTACCGGACCGCCATGAGCCGGACTCGGGCGAGTTGAACTACGGCTACCTGTTCGGCCTGATGGACCAGTTGGGCTACACCGGCTGGGTTGGCTGCGAGTACCGGCCAAGGGGCGACACCTCGACGGGCCTGCAATGGTTGCGTGATCTGTAA
- a CDS encoding helix-turn-helix transcriptional regulator, which yields MIRFMRAFKHPLVQDLTLERVLYALSDPVRLEIVRCLAGVAEASCGELDGGRPKSSMSHHFRVLRDAGLVQTRNVGTTHMNSLRGDELETRFPGLLASILAQQ from the coding sequence ATGATTCGTTTCATGCGAGCCTTCAAACACCCCCTTGTCCAAGACCTCACCCTCGAACGCGTGCTCTACGCGCTGAGCGACCCGGTGCGCCTGGAAATCGTGCGTTGCCTGGCCGGTGTTGCCGAAGCCAGCTGTGGCGAACTGGATGGCGGGCGGCCCAAGTCGAGCATGTCCCACCACTTTCGTGTGTTGCGCGATGCCGGGCTGGTGCAGACGCGCAATGTGGGGACCACGCACATGAACTCATTGCGCGGCGATGAGCTGGAAACCCGCTTCCCGGGCTTGCTCGCCAGCATCCTCGCCCAGCAATAA
- a CDS encoding bestrophin family protein, whose translation MKAAIIKKYRLIIKTMGYVGWALFWLLLWDVAVTVDFMLFLTYKINLPLMPLTLLGSALVVLISFRNSSAYNRWWEARTLWGAMVNNSRSFARQVLTLLDDPDDEVNPVKATLLRRHVAYVNCLAAHLKGQPCPDEVRAFIPADEFARSGATNNFANDILTGSATLLAREYKAGHLDSIRLARLESTLVDLSNAQGGMERIANTPLPYPYVYFPRLFISLFCLIVPVGLVESLGWFTPLASTVVGFMLLAIERIGTDLQSPFYSSEHQIQMDTICETIEKNLQSMQRDALGGERIG comes from the coding sequence TTGAAAGCCGCCATCATCAAGAAATACCGCCTGATCATCAAAACCATGGGCTACGTCGGTTGGGCCCTGTTCTGGCTGTTGCTGTGGGACGTCGCCGTCACCGTGGACTTCATGCTGTTCCTCACCTACAAGATCAACCTGCCGCTGATGCCCTTGACCCTGCTCGGCTCGGCGCTGGTGGTGCTGATCAGTTTTCGCAACAGCAGCGCCTATAACCGTTGGTGGGAAGCGCGCACGCTGTGGGGGGCGATGGTCAATAATTCGCGCAGCTTTGCGCGCCAGGTGCTGACGCTGCTGGATGACCCGGACGACGAAGTGAACCCGGTCAAGGCCACCCTGCTGCGTCGGCATGTGGCCTATGTGAATTGCCTGGCCGCGCACCTCAAGGGCCAGCCGTGCCCTGACGAGGTCCGTGCGTTTATCCCCGCCGATGAGTTTGCCCGCAGCGGCGCCACCAACAATTTTGCCAACGACATCCTTACCGGTTCGGCGACGTTGCTCGCCAGGGAGTACAAGGCCGGCCACCTCGACAGCATCCGCCTGGCGCGGCTGGAATCGACCCTGGTGGACCTGTCCAACGCCCAGGGCGGCATGGAGCGCATCGCCAACACCCCACTGCCCTACCCCTACGTGTACTTCCCGCGCCTTTTCATTTCACTGTTCTGCCTGATCGTGCCTGTGGGCCTGGTGGAATCCCTCGGCTGGTTCACCCCGCTGGCCTCCACGGTAGTGGGCTTCATGCTGCTGGCCATCGAGCGTATCGGCACCGACCTGCAAAGCCCGTTCTACTCCAGCGAACACCAGATCCAGATGGACACCATCTGCGAAACCATTGAAAAAAACCTGCAATCGATGCAGCGCGATGCACTGGGTGGCGAGCGTATCGGCTAA
- the ltnD gene encoding L-threonate dehydrogenase, translating to MNNKNVGVVGLGAMGLGIARSLLRAGFNVHACDVRDAVTRQFAGEGGVACTSAAQMAEACDVIITVVVNAEQTETVLFGEGGAVAALRPGSLLIGCATVAPTYAVDLGQRLAELGLLYLDAPISGGAAKAAAGEMTMMTSGPHAAYAKAEAVLAGMAGKVYRLGDVHGLGSKVKIINQLLAGVHIAASAEAMALGLREGVDADALYEVITHSAGNSWMFENRVPHILKADYTPLSAVDIFVKDLGLVLDTARASKFPLPLSATAHQMFMQASSAGFGREDDSAVIKIFPGIDLPTAKPDSV from the coding sequence ATGAATAATAAGAATGTTGGTGTTGTCGGTCTGGGCGCGATGGGCCTGGGCATTGCCCGCTCGCTGCTGCGCGCCGGCTTCAATGTGCATGCCTGTGACGTGCGTGACGCCGTCACCCGGCAGTTCGCAGGCGAAGGCGGGGTGGCCTGCACGTCTGCGGCGCAGATGGCCGAAGCCTGCGATGTGATCATCACCGTGGTGGTTAACGCCGAGCAGACCGAAACCGTGTTGTTCGGTGAAGGCGGGGCGGTGGCGGCACTGCGTCCGGGCAGCCTGCTGATCGGCTGCGCCACCGTGGCGCCGACCTATGCGGTTGACCTCGGCCAGCGCCTGGCGGAGCTGGGCCTGTTGTACCTCGATGCGCCGATCTCCGGCGGTGCGGCCAAGGCTGCCGCCGGTGAAATGACCATGATGACCTCCGGCCCGCACGCTGCTTACGCCAAGGCTGAGGCCGTGCTGGCCGGCATGGCGGGCAAGGTCTATCGCCTGGGCGATGTCCATGGCCTGGGCTCCAAAGTCAAAATCATCAACCAGTTGCTCGCCGGCGTGCACATCGCTGCGTCTGCCGAAGCCATGGCCCTGGGCCTGCGCGAAGGCGTCGACGCCGATGCCTTGTACGAAGTCATCACCCACAGCGCCGGCAACTCGTGGATGTTTGAAAACCGCGTGCCGCACATTCTGAAGGCGGACTACACGCCGCTGTCGGCGGTGGATATTTTCGTCAAGGACCTTGGCCTGGTGCTGGATACCGCCCGCGCGAGCAAATTCCCGCTGCCGCTGTCGGCCACCGCACATCAGATGTTCATGCAGGCCTCCAGTGCCGGTTTCGGCCGCGAGGACGACTCGGCGGTGATCAAGATTTTCCCCGGCATCGACCTGCCGACCGCCAAGCCCGACTCTGTTTAA
- a CDS encoding aldolase produces the protein MSGIDEQAQRDEICEVGRSLYQRGYTVGSAGNISARLDDGWLITPTDICLGRLTPAAIAKVNLKGEWVSGEKPSKTLALHRQVYDRNPSVGGVVHTHSTHLVALTLAGVWRADDILPPLTPYQVMKVGHIPLIGYQRPGSPMVAEQVAQLANSVRGVMLERLGPVVWESSVAKASYALEELEETARLWLMSNPRPAPLDQAALDELRETFGAHW, from the coding sequence ATGAGCGGCATCGACGAACAGGCCCAGCGCGACGAAATCTGCGAGGTTGGCCGCAGCCTTTATCAGCGCGGCTACACCGTGGGCAGTGCCGGCAATATCAGCGCGCGCCTCGACGATGGCTGGCTGATTACGCCGACGGATATCTGCCTCGGGCGCCTGACCCCGGCCGCCATCGCCAAGGTCAACCTGAAAGGCGAGTGGGTCAGCGGTGAAAAGCCGTCCAAGACCCTGGCCCTGCATCGCCAGGTGTACGACCGCAACCCTTCGGTGGGCGGTGTGGTGCATACCCATTCGACCCATCTGGTGGCGCTGACCCTGGCCGGGGTGTGGCGCGCGGACGACATCTTGCCGCCGCTCACGCCGTATCAGGTGATGAAGGTCGGGCACATTCCCTTGATCGGCTACCAGCGCCCCGGCTCCCCAATGGTTGCCGAGCAAGTTGCACAACTGGCCAACAGCGTGCGCGGTGTGATGCTCGAACGCCTCGGGCCGGTGGTCTGGGAAAGCTCGGTGGCCAAGGCCAGCTACGCCCTGGAAGAACTGGAAGAAACCGCGCGGCTCTGGTTGATGAGCAACCCACGGCCCGCGCCGCTGGACCAGGCTGCACTGGATGAACTGCGCGAGACGTTCGGCGCGCACTGGTAA
- a CDS encoding SLC13 family permease: protein MSPLILMLTAGAGIALLLFLVLKYKFQPFVALMLVSIVVALVAGVKPADLVATIEGGMGKTLGHIAIIIALGAMIGRIIELSGGAEALAKSLIERFGNSRTPLALTIAGFIIGVPVFFEVGVIILMPLAYGVARRARKPLLIFALPMCAALLTVHAFLPPHPGAVAAASQLGADLGRVLMFGLPMTALLCYIGYRVAGRMTRRFYPMTDDIRAEVYGPHVTNADLQAWNNGGQQAVQQAAVAESHMGLEESTSAIAAKLPAAPAPGFGLIVSLILLPIVLILLGTLATSLLPVESTLRGVMTVLGAPLVALLIDTLLCAWLLGSRRGWSRSQVSDVIGSALPGVAMVILIAGAGGVFGKVLVDTGIGAVVSDMLRTTGLPVLALGFLLTMLLRAVQGSTTVALVTTAGIISPLIVTLNLTPNHLALLCLAMGGGGLAMSHINDAGYWIFTKLAGLNVADGLRTWTVITTLLGTLGFLITLMIWPFV, encoded by the coding sequence ATGAGCCCACTGATTTTGATGTTGACCGCCGGTGCGGGTATCGCGCTGTTGCTGTTTCTGGTCCTCAAGTACAAATTCCAGCCGTTTGTCGCGCTGATGCTGGTGAGTATCGTGGTGGCCCTGGTTGCCGGGGTGAAACCCGCCGACCTGGTCGCGACCATTGAAGGCGGCATGGGCAAGACCCTTGGCCATATCGCGATCATCATTGCCCTGGGCGCGATGATCGGGCGCATCATCGAACTCTCCGGCGGCGCCGAGGCCCTGGCCAAATCGCTGATCGAGCGCTTCGGCAACAGCCGCACGCCGCTGGCGCTGACCATTGCCGGGTTCATCATCGGCGTGCCGGTGTTCTTTGAAGTCGGGGTGATCATCCTGATGCCGCTGGCCTATGGCGTGGCTCGCCGCGCCCGCAAACCGCTGCTGATTTTTGCGCTGCCGATGTGTGCGGCATTGCTGACCGTGCATGCGTTCCTGCCACCCCATCCGGGTGCCGTGGCGGCCGCCAGCCAACTGGGGGCGGACCTGGGGCGGGTGCTGATGTTCGGCCTGCCGATGACCGCATTGCTGTGCTACATCGGTTATCGCGTGGCGGGGCGCATGACCCGCCGCTTCTACCCGATGACCGACGACATCCGCGCCGAAGTCTACGGCCCGCACGTGACCAACGCCGACTTGCAGGCCTGGAACAATGGCGGCCAGCAGGCCGTACAACAAGCGGCCGTGGCCGAGTCCCACATGGGCCTGGAAGAATCCACCAGCGCCATCGCCGCCAAGCTGCCGGCGGCGCCTGCACCGGGTTTTGGCTTGATTGTCAGCCTGATCCTGCTGCCGATTGTGTTGATCCTGTTGGGTACCCTGGCGACTTCGCTGTTGCCGGTCGAGTCGACCTTGCGTGGAGTGATGACGGTGCTCGGCGCGCCGCTGGTCGCGCTGCTGATCGACACCTTGCTGTGCGCCTGGCTACTGGGCTCGCGCCGTGGCTGGAGCCGCAGCCAGGTGTCGGATGTGATTGGTTCGGCGTTGCCGGGCGTGGCCATGGTGATCCTCATTGCCGGTGCCGGTGGTGTGTTCGGCAAGGTGCTGGTGGACACCGGCATCGGCGCGGTAGTCTCCGACATGCTGCGTACCACCGGCTTGCCGGTGCTGGCCCTGGGCTTTTTGTTGACCATGCTGCTGCGTGCGGTGCAGGGTTCCACGACTGTGGCGCTGGTGACCACGGCCGGGATCATCAGCCCGTTGATCGTCACCCTCAACCTCACGCCCAACCACCTGGCGCTGCTGTGCCTGGCCATGGGCGGTGGCGGGCTGGCGATGTCGCATATCAACGACGCCGGCTACTGGATTTTCACCAAGCTCGCCGGGCTCAACGTGGCGGACGGTCTGCGCACGTGGACGGTGATCACCACCTTGCTCGGCACCTTGGGGTTCTTGATTACCCTAATGATCTGGCCTTTTGTCTGA
- the otnK gene encoding 3-oxo-tetronate kinase translates to MTTANARPLLGCIADDFTGATDLANMLVRGGMRTVQSIGIPSREVAAGLDADAIVIALKSRTTPAAEAVAESLAALDWLRAQGCEQIFFKYCSTFDSTAAGNIGQVSEALLKALGSDFTLACPAFPENGRTIFRGHLFVQDQLLSESGMQHHPLTPMGDANLVRVLQSQTQLPVGLLRYDAIGAGVEATRAKIAELRAQGVGIAIADALSDRDLYTLGSACADLPLLTGGSGLALGLPDNFRRAGKLRDFDVATLPSVSGGEVVLAGSASVATLGQVAAWQEAGRPALRIDPLALAAGEPVVAQALAFARDSAHTVLIYATSTPAEVKAVQQQLGVERAGALVEDALGEIASGLRASGVRRFVIAGGETSGAVVKALGVNLLQIGAQIDPGVPATLSGGAEPLALALKSGNFGGRDFFAKALAQLAGGAQ, encoded by the coding sequence ATGACGACTGCCAACGCGCGCCCATTGCTGGGCTGCATCGCCGACGATTTCACCGGCGCCACCGACCTTGCCAACATGCTCGTGCGCGGTGGCATGCGCACGGTGCAGAGTATCGGCATCCCCAGTCGCGAAGTCGCGGCCGGGCTGGATGCGGATGCAATTGTCATCGCCCTAAAGTCGCGCACCACCCCGGCAGCCGAGGCGGTTGCTGAATCCCTGGCCGCACTGGACTGGCTGCGCGCACAGGGCTGCGAGCAGATTTTCTTCAAGTACTGTTCCACCTTCGATTCCACCGCCGCGGGCAATATCGGCCAGGTCAGCGAGGCCTTGCTCAAGGCCCTGGGCAGCGACTTCACCCTGGCGTGCCCGGCGTTTCCGGAAAACGGTCGGACGATTTTCCGTGGCCACTTGTTTGTGCAGGACCAACTGCTCAGCGAGTCCGGCATGCAGCATCATCCGTTGACGCCGATGGGCGACGCCAATCTGGTGCGTGTGCTGCAAAGCCAGACCCAGCTGCCGGTCGGCCTGCTGCGTTACGACGCGATTGGCGCCGGGGTCGAGGCGACCCGCGCCAAGATCGCCGAACTGCGTGCGCAAGGCGTGGGCATCGCCATCGCCGATGCGCTGTCGGACCGCGACCTCTACACCCTGGGCAGTGCCTGCGCGGACTTGCCGTTGCTGACCGGCGGCTCGGGCCTGGCATTGGGCCTGCCGGACAATTTCCGCCGCGCCGGCAAATTGCGTGACTTCGATGTCGCCACGTTGCCCTCGGTCAGCGGCGGCGAAGTGGTGTTGGCGGGCAGTGCATCGGTAGCGACCCTGGGCCAGGTGGCAGCCTGGCAGGAAGCCGGGCGCCCGGCGTTGCGCATCGATCCGCTGGCCCTGGCGGCCGGTGAACCGGTGGTGGCCCAGGCCCTGGCGTTTGCCCGCGACAGCGCGCATACCGTGTTGATCTACGCCACCAGCACCCCGGCCGAGGTCAAGGCGGTGCAACAACAATTGGGCGTCGAACGCGCCGGAGCCCTGGTGGAGGACGCGCTGGGCGAGATCGCCAGCGGCCTGCGCGCAAGTGGCGTGCGGCGCTTTGTGATCGCCGGCGGCGAAACCTCCGGCGCGGTGGTCAAGGCGCTGGGCGTCAACCTGTTGCAGATCGGCGCGCAGATCGATCCGGGCGTGCCGGCTACCCTCAGCGGTGGTGCCGAGCCGTTGGCGCTGGCGTTGAAATCGGGCAACTTCGGCGGGCGCGATTTCTTCGCCAAGGCCCTCGCGCAACTGGCCGGAGGTGCGCAATGA
- a CDS encoding NADH:flavin oxidoreductase/NADH oxidase, with product MAALFEPFKLKDVTLRNRIAIPPMCQYMADDGIVNDWHHVHLASMARGGAGLVVVEATAVAPEGRITPGCAGIWSDAHAAAFVPMVKAIKAAGSVPGIQIGHAGRKASANRPWEGDDHMPASDARAWETIAPSAIAFGANLPQVPRAMTLDDIARVRQDFVDAARRARDAGFEWIELHFAHGYLGQSFFSEHSNQRTDAYGGSFDNRSRFLLETLAAVREVWPENLPLTARFGVLEYDGRDEQTLTESIELARRFKAGGLDLLSVSVGFTIPDTHIPWGPAFMGPIAERVRREAGIPVTSAWGFGTPHLAEEALQAGHLDLVSVGRAHLADPHWAYFAAKELGVEKASWTLPAPYAHWLERYR from the coding sequence ATGGCCGCCTTGTTCGAACCGTTCAAACTCAAAGACGTCACCCTGCGCAACCGCATCGCCATCCCGCCGATGTGCCAGTACATGGCCGATGACGGCATCGTCAACGACTGGCACCACGTGCACCTGGCCAGCATGGCCCGTGGTGGGGCAGGGCTGGTGGTGGTCGAGGCCACCGCCGTGGCGCCGGAAGGCCGTATTACCCCGGGTTGCGCGGGGATCTGGAGCGATGCCCATGCGGCCGCGTTTGTGCCGATGGTCAAGGCGATCAAGGCTGCCGGCTCGGTGCCGGGCATCCAGATCGGCCACGCCGGGCGCAAGGCCAGTGCCAACCGCCCGTGGGAAGGCGATGACCATATGCCCGCTTCCGACGCCCGCGCGTGGGAAACCATCGCGCCGTCGGCGATTGCCTTTGGTGCCAACCTGCCACAAGTGCCTCGCGCCATGACCCTGGACGACATCGCCCGCGTACGCCAGGACTTCGTCGACGCCGCCCGCCGTGCCCGCGACGCCGGTTTTGAATGGATCGAGCTGCACTTCGCCCACGGCTACCTGGGCCAGAGTTTCTTCTCCGAACACTCCAACCAGCGCACCGACGCCTACGGTGGCAGCTTTGACAACCGCAGCCGCTTCCTTCTGGAAACCCTGGCCGCCGTGCGCGAAGTCTGGCCGGAAAACCTGCCGCTGACCGCGCGTTTCGGTGTGCTCGAATACGACGGCCGTGACGAGCAGACCCTCACCGAATCCATCGAACTGGCCCGTCGTTTCAAGGCCGGTGGCCTGGACCTGTTGAGCGTCAGCGTCGGCTTTACCATCCCGGACACCCATATCCCGTGGGGCCCGGCATTCATGGGTCCGATTGCCGAGCGCGTGCGCCGCGAAGCCGGTATCCCGGTGACTTCGGCGTGGGGGTTTGGCACGCCGCATCTGGCGGAAGAAGCCTTGCAGGCCGGGCATCTGGACCTGGTTTCGGTCGGCCGTGCCCATTTGGCTGATCCGCATTGGGCGTACTTTGCGGCCAAGGAACTGGGCGTGGAGAAGGCGTCGTGGACCTTGCCGGCGCCTTACGCGCATTGGTTGGAGCGCTATCGCTGA